The Cellvibrio polysaccharolyticus genomic interval TGTGTGGCACCAACGCCTGGCAGAAACCATCACTAAAGGCATACCGGTTTACGCCCTGAAAAATGACCTGATTGCACGGGGGCTGCCAGCGGAGCAATGTGAACCCATCCAGCTGGTGGACTATGCCGGCTTTGTGGAATTAACCTGCCATCATGAACGCACCCAAAGCTGGTACTAGACGATGCCGGACACTCTCCTCACCAATATTGAAACCGACAAAGATGGCTTTCTAAAAAACCTTTCCGATTGGAGTGCAACAGCAGCGAGCGATCTTGCGGCATCGGAAAAGGTTGTACTGACAGATGCCCACTGGGAAATGATTTATTTGTTACAAAATTTTTACAGGGAGTTTCAAATTTCCCCGTCCATGCGCGCGCTGGTGAAATATACCGCACTAAAGCTGGGCAAAGACAAGGGAAACAGTATTTACCTGCTGGAGCTCTTCCCGCCATCGCCGGCACGCGTGGCCAGCAAAATTGCCGGCCTTCCCCGCCCCGCAAACTGTCTTTAAACCAACCACCCTGCCACACCAAATCGCAGACATAAAAAAACCGGACGCATCTGGATGACTGCGTCCGGTTTTGCTTTTATCAGCTGGCTATCAGTCTTTCAGGCCATCGACTGACTTCAGCGTTCCTTTCGGCAGAACAGCGTGCACTGCAACCTTCTGGAACTTCAATTCGATGCCGTTGCCGGTTTCAAGCACAACGTAATTGTCATCAACCTTAATCACTTTACCCAACATACCGCTGGTCAGCACCACTTCGTCGCCTTTGCTCAAGGCAGACACCAATGCACTGTGCTCTTTTTGACGCTTACGCTGGGGACGAATAATGAAGAGATACATAAACAGAAACATGCCGCCAATCAGCAGCAAAGTCACCATT includes:
- the tusB gene encoding sulfurtransferase complex subunit TusB; this encodes MTTLHTVNKSPFSHSELESCLEICRDGDAILLIENGVFAAKAGNVWHQRLAETITKGIPVYALKNDLIARGLPAEQCEPIQLVDYAGFVELTCHHERTQSWY
- a CDS encoding TusE/DsrC/DsvC family sulfur relay protein, whose product is MPDTLLTNIETDKDGFLKNLSDWSATAASDLAASEKVVLTDAHWEMIYLLQNFYREFQISPSMRALVKYTALKLGKDKGNSIYLLELFPPSPARVASKIAGLPRPANCL
- the yajC gene encoding preprotein translocase subunit YajC — translated: MSFFVSSAYAQSGAGPQGSDPMVTLLLIGGMFLFMYLFIIRPQRKRQKEHSALVSALSKGDEVVLTSGMLGKVIKVDDNYVVLETGNGIELKFQKVAVHAVLPKGTLKSVDGLKD